In Centropristis striata isolate RG_2023a ecotype Rhode Island chromosome 15, C.striata_1.0, whole genome shotgun sequence, a genomic segment contains:
- the LOC131986711 gene encoding uncharacterized protein LOC131986711, which yields MVVENNAIRLREIQSAIIEDNNIFDNIQTVSISTIDRVLKRHQMNMKQLYTVPFERNDERVKDLRYQYVQRIMELEASEPPHSFIYMDEAGFNLTKRRRRGRNIIGHRATADVPGQRGGNITMAAAISENGVLTHIPIIGPYNTEHLVTFLDTLYRDLIPEEERGQTGDDLPKYVIVWDNVSFHRSNIIRQWFAAHNRMLMEFLSPYSPFLNPIEEFFSAWRWKVYDRQPHTQMTLLAAMDAACDDITADACRGWIRHSKRFFPRCIARENIRCDVDENLWPNRQERQEV from the exons ATGGTCGTAGAAAACAATGCCATAAGACTAAGGGAGATACAGAGTGCCATTatagaagacaacaacatcttTGATAACATCCAAACAGTCAGCATCTCAACCATTGACAGGGTGctgaaaagacaccaaatgaataTGAAGCAGCTGTACACCGTTCCATTTGAAAGAAATGACGAAAGAGTGAAGGACCTGCGCTACCAGTATGTACAG CGTATAATGGAACTGGAAGCAAGTGAACCACCGCACAGCTTCATCTACATGGATGAGGCTGGCTTCAACCTAACTAAACGCAGAAGGCGTGGTCGAAATATCATCGGCCACAGAGCTACAGCTGATGTGCCAGGCCAACGGGGCGGGAACATAACCATGGCTGCTGCTATCTCTGAGAATGGTGTGCTAACGCATATTCCCATTATTGGGCCATACAACACAGAGCATCTTGTCACCTTTTTAGACACACTCTACAGGGATCTCATCCCTGAAGAAGAGAGGGGCCAGACTGGAGATGACCTGCCAAAGTATGTGATTGTTTGGGACAATGTCAGTTTCCATCGCTCCAACATCATCAGGCAATGGTTTGCGGCCCACAACAGGATGCTGATGGAGTTCCTCTCACCCTACTCCCCATTCCTTAATCCCATTGAGGAATTTTTCTCAGCATGGAGATGGAAAGTATATGATCGCCAGCCACATACACAGATGACCCTTCTGGCTGCCATGGATGCAGcgtgtgatgacatcacagcagatgCCTGCAGAGGCTGGATAAGACACTCCAAAAGATTCTTTCCACGCTGCATCGCAAGAGAAAACATTCGTTGTGATGTGGATGAGAATTTGTGGCCCAACAGACAGGAACGTCAGGAGGTGTAG